Genomic DNA from Aphanothece sacrum FPU1:
TATACATAAACTAATGTTTGTAGTAGGTTCCCTTGACGGGATTGAAAGCTTTGTATAATAATGGCTAAAGCCATCACTACGAACTTTTCTATTGTTACTTTAATTATGACCACCTACTTAGTTTATAGGAGTTTAACCCATGACTCACATAAAGATAGAAACTTACGAGACAGATTATTACCAATGGACAATAGAACAGACTCAAGCTTTGAGAGAACTTGTTAATACTCATCAGGAATTGAAAAAGTTAGAGGCATTGGACTGGGAAAATATTATTGAGGAGATCGAAGCTTTGGGACGTAGTGATTATCAAGCGGTAGTCTCTCTACTCACTCGTATTCTTCAACATCGTCTCAAGATTGATTACGCCAAAAAACCTGAGTGTAATCACCATTGGCAAGCTGAAATTAAAGCTTTTTCTAACACGCTTAAACGTCGATATAGCCCATCGATGAAGCCCAAATTAGAAACAGAATGGCAGGGTATATATTCAGATGCAGTTGACTTATATCTGATTGATTATCCTCCTTCTGATATTCCTTTAGTCTGTCCTTATTTGCTTGCGGATTTACTGCCTTAAAGATTCATTTAAAAATAAATAGGTTGACAAAATTAATTACATAAAATTCGTCGTAGGGGCGGGTTTTTTGCATAAATCCATGATTCTCACAAAAAAACTAGATCAACCCGCCCTGGGTTTTTTGCATAAATCCATGATTCTCGAAAAAAAAACGGTTCTACCGGACAAGTTATCCTAAATTATCACAAACAATGGACTTTAACTCTTAAGAGTTAAGCTATACAAACAAAGGTTGCCTACGCAACCTATAATACCTGTCCACGCTCGTCGGACTTCGTTTCTATAGCATAAGGCTTTAGCCTTTTATTGATTATTAATTTAGCATAGTAAGTCCGGTAGAATCCAAAAAAGTTACATAAACCCGCCCTGGCTGTGCATTAACATTAATTCGATAAAAAGAAGGGTAAACGAGTTAATCCTTGAACTATAGATGACTCGGTTTCTTCTGACTTGTCTAAAATAAAATTAGCTTGAGAAAATTTTTCCTCAAACCAAGGAGATAAACAATATTCAATACCGGATATTCCTTCTCCTGTAGCAATAATTTGTCCAATTTGAGCAGGTAATTTTCCTCCTTGAACCAAAAGTGCAGCGATCGCCTGATTTAATTGTATTAACCAATATTTAAGCACCTGTTCCCTCATACTTTGACGAGTCACTCCCCAAGATTGTTGGCTTAGAGTCGAAGCAAAGGTATCCTGTTGTTGTAAGATCATTCGCGTTAATTGAGCGGCCTCTAAAAACGCATTGCCTAAAGGATGAACTTGCAATTGTTGCTTTAAGGCTGTTCTTTGAGAGAGATCAGGTTGTCCAGGGTTAGGAAATGGTTGCAAAAGATTCGGTAAATTTTGGCTAATTTGAGCCGACCATTGAGGATAAATTAACTGACAAAGTATATCTTGATCAAGAGCTTGTCTACCATAAGCTAACTCTTGGGTGGTTAAACTAGAAAAAAGCTCAGGAATCTCTACTAAGGATAATTCTGTCATGGTTTCCCCTATATTGATCACCAAAGAGGTAAGAGACAATTTTTCTGAAATATCCCTTTCTTCTAGGGGAAAATAAGCTAAAGTTAGGATAATTGAGGGAGGAACCCACAAAATATCTTGAGGAGTGGCCACCCAATTTGTCTCTAAAATAACTGATTGTAGTTGAGCGCGATCGCTATCATTCCACTGGGGGGGACAAACTAAGATTACAGTCTTTAATTGACTTAAAATCTCCTCTAAAGACTCTTGAGTTAGTTCTAGGATAAAAGATTCATCTTGATGGGTTAAACCGTCTCTCAAGGCAATTAAGCGTTGTTGTGGATTAGATAAATTAGAATCAGTAGCATCAGGGTTAACCCCTTGGGAAAGGGGATACATGGTTAACAGTTGCCCTTGATGAGAATCTACGGCAAATAACGTCCCATTGAAAGCTTTAGCCGTTAAATCAAGGGCTAAATACCAATTTTTTGCAGTTTGAATCGGATTTGAAGGTGGTAGAGTTAATTGATTGAGGGATAATTCTAATTGTTGTTGTAGACGGTTAAAATAAGCCAAAAATTTAGCTTCTCCTTGTTGTCCCAAACTGTGCATTCTTTCAATGCCATCGGTCAGAGAATCAGAATAAGCTTGTAAATCTTGCACTAAACGCTCAAAAACAGTTTTAAACGTCGAATTAAGACTATAGACTAATTCTTGAGAAGCTTGAGAAGAAATGTTGAGGGTTGTATCTTCTGCTTGGGGAACCGATAATTGTTGTTGTAGCACTTCATTACAACGGTTGGTTAACTCCTCCAAAAATTCAGCGAACATCTGTTGACGTTGTTGTTCTAGAGCTTGCGTTTCTTGTAACAAAGATTGTCTGTGATATTGTAAAGCGTCTAATTCTCGTTGTAGGGGTTGAAAACAATCAGTAAGACGGGTTTCTAAGCGATTTAGAACCACTTGGGTCAATTTTTCGGCCGTTGCTTCATAATCTTCATGACCAGCAGATGATTGACGCACGATTAAGTAATGTCTTACCCTCTCTAATAAGGCTGACACTTCTGGTTTATCCGATAGTTGTCCTTCCCAGAGAACCCGTTCAAGGGAAGTGATTAAGGAGGAGAGATCATCTTGAACAGTCACAATAATCCACTAAAAATGCCCCAGAAAAGATAACTTAAACCCTAAGATTTTTGATAGGCTTAGCATAGCAGATCAATCAATAATCTGCTCACGGGTTCATGGAAGATCAAAACAACTATCGCATTCAACCGTCCGATATCGGGATTCTGTTAGAAGCAGCCCCTTTTTTTGCTGGATTACCGTCAGAGAGTTTAGAATTGCTCTTGGGTCATGCTGTGATTCGTAGCCATCCGGCTAATCGGATTATTTTGTTAGAAAATGATTGGGGTGGTTCAGTCTATTTTATTTTAGAAGGATGGGTTAAAATTCGGACTCACAATGTGGATGGAAAAGAAGTTACTCTTAATATTGTGGGAAAAGGGGAAGTTATTGGAGAAATGGCTGCTTTAGAAGAAGTTCCCCGTTCAACAGATGCTATTACTCTCACCCCAACGATGGTTAGCAGTATTCCCTCTCAAGATTTTGTTAGTCTTCTTCATAGTGACCCTATTGCTGGCGTTCGACTAGCTCAATTGATGGCCAAACGCTTACGACAACTCAATCGTAGACTACGTTTACGAGAAGCTGATAGTCTCTCACGGGTGGCGGATACTTTGTTATTTTTAGCCGAAGGACAAGGTAAACACACTGAAAAAGGCATAGAGATTCCTAATTTACCTCATCGTGAGTTAAGTAGTATCAGTGGTTTAGCTAGAGAAACTGTAACGCGATCGCTCACTAAATTAGAAAAAAAGGGTTTAATTAAGCGAGAAGATGATATTCTTTGTATTTCTTCTCTGGATGGTCTAGAACAGATTATTTCTTAATAGGTGATCATTAACTGGCGATTCTCACCAATGTGTTAGATAAACTCGCCCCTACACCCTTGTGAAATAATGACAATATAAGTTTAATTATGACCACCTACTTAATAACATGAATTATCCTTCTGATACCCCTAATCAATCATCTGAGTCTGAATCTAATTGGGTTGATGAGGATGATACCCCTTCTACCATTCCCCCTGAGTCTTGTTCTGAAAAAACTTCATCTTTAACTACTTCTTCGGTTAAAACACAAAAAACCTTAGCGATGGTAGAAACGGCTTTTTTAGCTAGTGCTGGAAGTTTAATTTGGTTAATTAATTATTATTTCCCTTTGGGGCCAGTATTAACCATTTTTTTTCCGGTTCCTATTGCTTTAGTTTATCTACGCTGGGGACATCGGGCTGCTTGGATGACTGCTTTAGTTTCAGGACTTTTATTAACAGTATTAATGGGGCCAACTCGCAGTATTGTGTTTTTAATTCCCCACGGGTTAATGGGGGTTCAGTTGGGTTATTGTTGGCGACGGGGGGCTAATTGGGCATTTTCTCTAATAACTGGGGCTTTAATTGGAACCTTTGGTTTTTTCTTTCGTTTCTGGTTATTTTCAATTTTATTGGGGGAAGATTTATGGCAATATGTTATTACTCAAATGACTGGTTTTGTTGATTGGTTATTTCTAACATTAGGGATTTTAGCTCAACCTAGTTTTTTTCTCATTGAAGGTTTAGCTGTTGGCTTAATTTTAGTTAATAGTTTAGTCTATTTATTTGCGGTTCATTTAGTTTCTTTATTGGTTTTAGATAAGTTGGGTAATCCTATTCCTCGTCCTCCTAATTGGGTTAAAGTTATTTTAGATTATGAATAATCTATAACAGTCCTAATGATTAATTTTCAGAAAAGTATTAAAGTTTATACTGAACTAAAACTAGGCAACACTTGGTTAGAAAAATATCAGAATTATTCGCCTATTTTTAGTTGTATTTTAGGTTTTACTGCTACCGGATTAATTCCTGGAATTTCGGCGGCGGGGGCAACCCCAGAAGACAGAAAATACACAGCTTTAGCTGATGCAGAATTTCTAATTAAAGGCATTCAATCTCATTATCAATATCCCCTACCTCCCTTAATTAATGGCGTTTCACCAGTCTTTATAACTCGCGCTGTGGTTGAATCTTGTCAAATTCCTATTTATTTATTTAATGGAGGATTACTTGTTAACCCCAATGTGCCTCATATTAATTTAGGGGGTTTAGCTGCTAATTGTTTAACTACTGGAAAAGCTTTACCATTAGCAACAGTTTATCATTTATTTCAACAAGGATTAGAATGGGGAGAAAAATTAGCAAAACAAAACCCAAAAAGTTATTTAATAATTAGTGAATGTGTGGTGGGAGGAACAACAACAGCTTTGGCAATTTTAACCGGATTAGGGATTAATGCTACTGGAAAAGTGAATAGTAGTCATCCTCAATGCAATCATCAACAAAAAGAATTAATTGTAGAAAAAGGACTTATTAATGCTGAATTTTACCCAATATTATCCCCTATTGATCCGTTTAAATTAGTTGCTGCAGTAGGAGATCCCATGCAAATTATAGCGGCTGGAATGGCCATCACCGCAAGTCGTTATACAGGGGTTTTATTAGCAGGAGGAACCCAAATGTTAGCGGTTTATGGGTTAATTCAAGCGATTATTAATAGTACCCAAGAAACAGCTAATTTAGAGAATATTGTAGTAGGAACAACTCGTTGGGTAGCAGAAGATTTAACGGGAGATACAATAAGTTTAGCTGAGTCTATTGGCCCAGTTTCGTTATTAGGTACTCAACTAAATTTTACGACTTCTTCCTATGCTCAATTACGAATTTATGAACAAGGATACGTTAAAGAAGGAGTGGGTGCAGGGGGTTGTGCGATCGCGGCTCATTTATCCTATAATTGGAGTCAAGAAAAGTTGCTCAGTGCTATTGAAAACCTTTTAACTATGAATTATAAATTATGAATTATGAATTATAAATTTTGGCTCTCCCGTACCTGTGGTGATAACAAAACCTTATATATCGTAGGGGGGGTTAGGCGCGGGTCATAATTTGTGAATTCTAATCTAGTTTTCCTGTCCGCAACCTAACCCACCTTCGGAAATTTTGTAACATAGAATACAGTTTACCCCAAGATGCGGACAAATCCTACTGAACAACGCTTAAAAAATCTGACTTAAATCTAAAATAAAGCCAGGTAAAATATCTTCTCCTGATAAAGTTTTATGAATTATGAATTATAAATTATGAATTATAAATTTTGGCTATCCCGTACTTGTGGTGATAACAAAATCTTATATATCGTAGAGTGGGTTAGGCGCGGGTCATAATCTTTGAATTATAATCTAGTTTTCCTGGCTGCGCCGTAACCCACCTTCCGAGATTTTATAACATAGCATACAGTTTACCCCAAAATGCGGAGAAATCCTACTAAACTAGGACTTACTAATTCAATAATGAAATCAGGAACTATTGGCGGAAAGCCATCTTGTTGTGTGAGGGTTAGTTGATTCCATCGTTCAAGTTTAATCCAGCTAACATCAGGACTTCTTCTAGCACCATTAGGGAGAACAAAAACCGTCGAAGAATCAAAAGCTTGTCCTAATTTAGTTTGACGATTCCAAATTCCTAAATCTAAATATAGGTTGAAGTTTTTTCCTCCTGCTGTACCACCAGTGGGACTCATAATAATTAATTCTCCATCTTTAGTTAACTCCATTCTCGCTAGTTGTTCGGCATCTGCAAGTTGATTAAATTGTTCTGGAGTTACTCTAAATCCTTGAGGAATGGCAATAGTTTCCATCGATTTTGATTGAAATAGTTACTTTTTACTAAATATGGTAACATCAACAAATAACTCAGCCCGCGAAGGCGGGCTTTGCCTTAATAGCTACACCTTTCAAGGTGTTAGCCTCTATTACCTTACCCAAATCTTCCACTAACATAATCTCTGGTGGATTTTTGGGCGGGATTTTGGAAAATTATCTCGGTTCTATCATATTCCACTAAATACCCAACCTTGCCACCTTTTGGTGTGGGTTCTGCATTATAAAAAGCGGTTAAATCTGATACCCGTGAGGCTTGCTGCATATTATGGGTAACAATAACAATGGTATATTCTTTCTTTAATTCGTGCATTAATTCTTCTATTTTTAGAGTAGAAATAGGGTCAAGGGCAGCACAAGGTTCATCCATTAAAATGACCTCCGGTTTAACTGCAATAGTCCTAGCAATACAAAGTCTTTGCTGTTGTCCCCCGGATAAAGCTAGTCCACTTTGGTGTAATTTATCTTTAGTTTCATCCCAAATAACCGCTTTTTTCAGGGAGATTTCTACTAACTCATCCATGTCCCCTTTAAACCCATTTAATCTCGCCCCAAACGCAATATTTTCGTAGATTGATTTCGGGAAAGGATTGGGTTTTTGAAAGACCATACCAATACGACATCGTAAGTTAACAGGGTCAACTTTTTGGGCGTAAATATCGTGACCTCTAAAGGTAATTTTGCCATCTATTCTGGCACTAGGAATTAAATCATTCATCCGGTTAAAACACCGTAAAACCGTACTTTTTCCACAACCAGAAGGGCCAATAAAGGCGACTACTTTATTAAGAGGAATCTCTAGGGAAACTTCTCTAACGGCTAAATTGGAACCGTAAAAAACATTGAGTTTTTCGGTTTTCAAGACAGTTTCTGTTACCACATTAGTTACCATAATAACCTTATTACTATAATTGAATACTCTTAATCATGAAAAAGTTTAACCGAATTTTCCACTAACATAATCTCTGGTAGACTGTTGAGAAGGATTAGAAAAAATCGTTGCTGTTTTGTCATATTCTACTAAATAACCGACTTTACTTCCTTTCTGGGTTGCTTCGGCATTGAAAAAGGCGGTAAAATCAGCTACACGAGTAGCTTGCTGCATATTGTGGGTGACAATAACAATGGTATAATTTTCTTTGAGTTCGTGCATTAATTCTTCTACTTTTAAGGTAGAAATGGGGTCTAATGCAGAACAAGGTTCATCCATTAAAAGAACTTCTGGTTGAGCCGCAATGGTACGAGCAATACAAAGTCTTTGTTGTTGCCCTCCTGATAAAGAAAAGCCACTTTCTTGTAATTTATCTTTCACTTCATCCCAAAGAACAGCCCGTTTTAAGGATGTTTCTACTAATTCGTCTAAATCTCCTTTAAACCTATTAACTCTTGCCCCATAAGCCACATTATCGTAAATAGTTTTCGGGAAAGGATTGGGTTTTTGAAAGACCATTCCGATATATTTTCTGACTTCTATGGGATCAATATCAGACCCATAGAGATTTTCTCCATGATAGGCAATTTTTCCATCGAGACGAAAACTATCAATTAAGTCATTGAGTCGATTAAAACATCGTAATATTGTACTTTTTCCACAACCAGAAGGGCCAATAAAAGCAGTTACTTTATTTTTAGGAATGGTAAAATTAATGTCTCGAACTGCTCGATAATTTCCGTAATAAATATCGACATTTTCTAAACTAAAAACTGTTTCTGTTGACATAACGGGTCTGACTGATTGATCTATATTATCCATTTTATCATCATCCTTACAAGTTTAATTTATCTCAAAAAACCAGGGCGGGTTTATCTAACTTTTTGGTGAGAATCATGGATTTTGTAAAAAACCCGCCCCTACTACAAATTTTGTGTAATTAATTTTGTCTACCTACTTATTAACTATCAACTATCAACTATTAACTAATTTAATAGGTTTTCTGACGACTAGCCCAACGAGCGGTAACACTGG
This window encodes:
- the pstB gene encoding phosphate ABC transporter ATP-binding protein PstB, producing the protein MDNIDQSVRPVMSTETVFSLENVDIYYGNYRAVRDINFTIPKNKVTAFIGPSGCGKSTILRCFNRLNDLIDSFRLDGKIAYHGENLYGSDIDPIEVRKYIGMVFQKPNPFPKTIYDNVAYGARVNRFKGDLDELVETSLKRAVLWDEVKDKLQESGFSLSGGQQQRLCIARTIAAQPEVLLMDEPCSALDPISTLKVEELMHELKENYTIVIVTHNMQQATRVADFTAFFNAEATQKGSKVGYLVEYDKTATIFSNPSQQSTRDYVSGKFG
- a CDS encoding Crp/Fnr family transcriptional regulator — encoded protein: MEDQNNYRIQPSDIGILLEAAPFFAGLPSESLELLLGHAVIRSHPANRIILLENDWGGSVYFILEGWVKIRTHNVDGKEVTLNIVGKGEVIGEMAALEEVPRSTDAITLTPTMVSSIPSQDFVSLLHSDPIAGVRLAQLMAKRLRQLNRRLRLREADSLSRVADTLLFLAEGQGKHTEKGIEIPNLPHRELSSISGLARETVTRSLTKLEKKGLIKREDDILCISSLDGLEQIIS
- the cobT gene encoding nicotinate mononucleotide-dependent phosphoribosyltransferase CobT, whose amino-acid sequence is MINFQKSIKVYTELKLGNTWLEKYQNYSPIFSCILGFTATGLIPGISAAGATPEDRKYTALADAEFLIKGIQSHYQYPLPPLINGVSPVFITRAVVESCQIPIYLFNGGLLVNPNVPHINLGGLAANCLTTGKALPLATVYHLFQQGLEWGEKLAKQNPKSYLIISECVVGGTTTALAILTGLGINATGKVNSSHPQCNHQQKELIVEKGLINAEFYPILSPIDPFKLVAAVGDPMQIIAAGMAITASRYTGVLLAGGTQMLAVYGLIQAIINSTQETANLENIVVGTTRWVAEDLTGDTISLAESIGPVSLLGTQLNFTTSSYAQLRIYEQGYVKEGVGAGGCAIAAHLSYNWSQEKLLSAIENLLTMNYKL
- a CDS encoding DUF29 domain-containing protein — protein: MTHIKIETYETDYYQWTIEQTQALRELVNTHQELKKLEALDWENIIEEIEALGRSDYQAVVSLLTRILQHRLKIDYAKKPECNHHWQAEIKAFSNTLKRRYSPSMKPKLETEWQGIYSDAVDLYLIDYPPSDIPLVCPYLLADLLP
- the pstB gene encoding phosphate ABC transporter ATP-binding protein PstB; the encoded protein is MVTNVVTETVLKTEKLNVFYGSNLAVREVSLEIPLNKVVAFIGPSGCGKSTVLRCFNRMNDLIPSARIDGKITFRGHDIYAQKVDPVNLRCRIGMVFQKPNPFPKSIYENIAFGARLNGFKGDMDELVEISLKKAVIWDETKDKLHQSGLALSGGQQQRLCIARTIAVKPEVILMDEPCAALDPISTLKIEELMHELKKEYTIVIVTHNMQQASRVSDLTAFYNAEPTPKGGKVGYLVEYDRTEIIFQNPAQKSTRDYVSGRFG
- a CDS encoding DUF2232 domain-containing protein, which gives rise to MNYPSDTPNQSSESESNWVDEDDTPSTIPPESCSEKTSSLTTSSVKTQKTLAMVETAFLASAGSLIWLINYYFPLGPVLTIFFPVPIALVYLRWGHRAAWMTALVSGLLLTVLMGPTRSIVFLIPHGLMGVQLGYCWRRGANWAFSLITGALIGTFGFFFRFWLFSILLGEDLWQYVITQMTGFVDWLFLTLGILAQPSFFLIEGLAVGLILVNSLVYLFAVHLVSLLVLDKLGNPIPRPPNWVKVILDYE